The Nitrososphaerota archaeon genome includes the window GAGGTGCGTTTTGTGCTGCTCTGTACCCCAAACAATGTGATCATGCACCCAGACAGAGTCGTAGCCCAGATCTTCTGCGGTCTTTGCCGCTTCGAATATCGCTTTTCTGCTAGCTAATGGGCCGGAATTTGGTAGTCTAATACCAAACTTCATCTGACTCCCTCTTTTTGTTTCTTAATTGCGAAGTAAACTTTTTCTGCTGTAAGTGGGAGTTCCTTTATTCTAACGCCTGTTGCGTTAAATAGCGCATTGGCTATTGCTGGTGCTACGGGAACTAATGTTATCTCTCCTATACCTTTAGCACCGAAAGGTCCTTCTTTATGTGGTGCTTCTACTATTATCGGTATAATCTTAGGCATATCCATTGCTGTAGGCATCTTATAATCTCTAAAGTTAGGGTTAAGCATCTTTCCTTTGTCATCATAAATGATCTCTTCGTATAATGTTGAGCCGATGCCTTGTAAGACGCCTCCTTCAATCTGCCCTTCACAAGCTTTAGGGTTAATAGCACGTCCGACATCGTGCGCAGCAACATACTTTAATATCGTGATGATCCCCGTTTCGACATCTACTTCGATTTCAACCGCATGTGCTGCATACATATAGAACACGCTATGTCCTGAAAAGAGTGTGCCAGGTATGTTTGGATAGTATGAGCCTCTACCAAGTATACTCAATCCTGCTCCATAGTGACTTGTAATAACTTCTCTGAAAGTCATTTCTTTTCCGCCTCCTTTGGGGAAAACTTTGTTGTCCCAGGTGTCGAGTTGATCTGGGCTAAGATTAAATAGCTTAGAAGCTAACTCAAGTAGTTGTCTTTTAGCATCTCTTGCGGCTTCTCTTACCGCATTCCCCATATGAAATGTGGTTCTGCTAGCTGTGGTAGATGCATCGAAAGGTGTGTAGTCTGTATCTGGTACTGTCACTTTTATCAAATTTGGAGACGCGCCCAACTCTTCTGCTACGATCTGTGTGAGTATTGTTCTAACACCTTGCCCTATTTCAACACTGCTCGTTACTACTTCAACACTTCCATCTTGTTCGATTCTAACGAAGGCTGTCGAGCCCGATGGCGTCTTAGTAGCTTTATACTCACAAGCTATTCCTACACCCCTATTTGGTGGCCTTTTTTTACCCCATTCAATTTCCTTAGCAGCCTTCTCAAGGCACTCCTTTAACCCTACACTGAAAAGTCGGTCACCTCTAATAGGGTTGATCGAGCCTTCGACTAGAGCGTTCTTAAGTCTTACCTCAAGCGGATCCATACCCAATTTATGACTTAGCATATCTATTAGAGACTCATGAGCCCATGAAGACTGAGGTAAACCATAACCTCTTAAAGCTCCCGCTATAGGCCTGTTTGTATAAACACAATACCCCTCCACTTTGATGTTAGGTATATCATATGGGCCAACGCCTGATTCGCAGCCGTGAAGTGTTACAGTAGGTCCCTTTTCAGCATATGCACCAGTGTTATAGAAGAGTTTGGAGTGGCAAGCAATTATACGTCCATCTTTTTTTGCGCCCATCTTTACCCAACAAACGGCACCATGCCTAGTTAATGTTGCCTCGAAAGTTTCTTCCCTTGTTAACCTGATTTTGACAGGTCTACATTCGGTATGCATGGCTAAAGCTATGCATACCATCTCAACCTTGAGCCCACCTTTT containing:
- a CDS encoding xanthine dehydrogenase family protein molybdopterin-binding subunit; translation: MTVQIGRESFIGKSLPRVDALDKVTGRAVYGDDIKMTGLLYGKILRSTRAHAKIKRIDVSKAKALEGVKAVVTGRDAPFRGGEALRDQPFLAIDKVRFIGEPVAAVAAVDEKIAEEAIKLIEVEYEDLPAVFDVFEALKPGAPLIHEELHTYEHIPIVSPVPGTNICAKFEFERGDIEKGFADADVVIEDTFTFAPSHHGQIEPFMAIAQVDYNGRITVWVPNDAPSRLRKDLSDAMKIPQDRIRVISPPYMGGGFGGKGGLKVEMVCIALAMHTECRPVKIRLTREETFEATLTRHGAVCWVKMGAKKDGRIIACHSKLFYNTGAYAEKGPTVTLHGCESGVGPYDIPNIKVEGYCVYTNRPIAGALRGYGLPQSSWAHESLIDMLSHKLGMDPLEVRLKNALVEGSINPIRGDRLFSVGLKECLEKAAKEIEWGKKRPPNRGVGIACEYKATKTPSGSTAFVRIEQDGSVEVVTSSVEIGQGVRTILTQIVAEELGASPNLIKVTVPDTDYTPFDASTTASRTTFHMGNAVREAARDAKRQLLELASKLFNLSPDQLDTWDNKVFPKGGGKEMTFREVITSHYGAGLSILGRGSYYPNIPGTLFSGHSVFYMYAAHAVEIEVDVETGIITILKYVAAHDVGRAINPKACEGQIEGGVLQGIGSTLYEEIIYDDKGKMLNPNFRDYKMPTAMDMPKIIPIIVEAPHKEGPFGAKGIGEITLVPVAPAIANALFNATGVRIKELPLTAEKVYFAIKKQKEGVR